A genome region from Clostridium pasteurianum includes the following:
- a CDS encoding type I phosphomannose isomerase catalytic subunit gives MYPLKFQHLYYEKIWGGRKLKKFRNDVPDGNIGESWDVACHKNGTSIVSNGEFKGKRLDDLVKEKGIEIIGSKIGKDWFPLLIKIIDAKSDLSVQVHPNDKYAKEVENEMGKTEVWYVIQADEGAALVVGTKGKCTKDELKEAIETGKLDKYMNKIPVKAGDVCLVRSGMIHAICGGVLVTEIQQNSDTTYRVYDYNRGRELHVKKALDVIDLNLKAKKSKGIKLTYEGYEKTHLCLGKDFSLELYDVCSEFTEKSDEERFYIFTCVDGAGEILYDGGTEKIEFGESVLIPASLGQYTVKGKVKLVKSYVPDVDKVESKILNEITY, from the coding sequence ATGTATCCATTAAAATTTCAACATTTATATTATGAAAAAATTTGGGGTGGAAGAAAACTAAAGAAATTTAGAAATGATGTGCCAGATGGAAATATAGGCGAAAGCTGGGATGTGGCTTGCCATAAAAATGGAACAAGTATAGTTTCAAATGGGGAGTTTAAAGGAAAAAGACTTGATGATTTAGTAAAAGAAAAAGGCATTGAAATAATAGGTAGTAAAATAGGTAAAGACTGGTTTCCACTACTTATAAAAATTATAGATGCAAAGTCAGATCTTTCCGTTCAAGTACATCCAAATGATAAGTATGCAAAAGAAGTAGAAAATGAAATGGGTAAAACAGAAGTTTGGTATGTAATTCAGGCGGATGAAGGTGCAGCATTAGTAGTAGGAACTAAGGGTAAATGTACTAAAGATGAGCTTAAAGAAGCCATAGAGACAGGAAAACTTGATAAGTATATGAATAAAATACCTGTTAAAGCAGGAGATGTTTGCTTGGTAAGAAGCGGCATGATTCACGCTATATGTGGTGGAGTTTTAGTAACAGAAATACAGCAAAATAGTGACACAACTTATAGAGTTTATGATTATAATAGGGGAAGAGAACTTCATGTAAAAAAAGCTCTCGATGTTATAGATTTAAATCTAAAAGCTAAAAAGAGCAAGGGAATAAAACTTACTTATGAAGGCTATGAGAAAACACATCTTTGCCTTGGAAAAGATTTTTCACTTGAACTTTATGATGTTTGTAGTGAATTTACTGAAAAAAGCGATGAAGAAAGATTTTATATATTCACCTGTGTTGATGGAGCTGGAGAAATACTGTATGATGGGGGCACTGAAAAGATAGAGTTTGGAGAAAGCGTTCTTATTCCTGCATCACTTGGACAGTATACTGTGAAGGGAAAAGTTAAGCTTGTAAAAAGTTATGTGCCTGATGTAGATAAAGTAGAAAGTAAGATATTAAATGAAATAACTTATTAA
- a CDS encoding GntR family transcriptional regulator, whose product MSTKYEIIADKIRQRIIDKTYEPDNYLPNQKILMNEFNVSRTTLNKAITVLVMEGLVYSKRGAGTKIINRKFWYENENTDKHYQGLAARMKKANRILVNKIIEFNVELSNNIIQNKLKLKEKSPVYKIIRLRVLDSKPYMLEHTYIPVNLVPGLTEKESEKSIFEYMRNILKIQFSGSFKYFRADIPNSYDIEYLKCSENDPIFQIEETNFTLNGEPIEYSISRNKYNIRGYALREVNFK is encoded by the coding sequence ATGAGTACAAAATATGAAATTATTGCTGACAAGATTAGGCAAAGGATTATTGATAAAACATATGAACCAGATAATTATCTTCCTAATCAAAAAATATTGATGAATGAATTTAATGTATCTAGAACTACCTTAAATAAGGCTATTACAGTTTTAGTCATGGAAGGATTGGTTTATTCAAAGCGTGGAGCTGGAACTAAAATTATAAATAGAAAGTTTTGGTATGAAAATGAAAATACAGATAAACATTATCAAGGACTTGCTGCTCGAATGAAAAAAGCTAATAGGATTTTGGTAAATAAAATTATTGAATTTAATGTAGAACTATCAAATAATATTATTCAAAATAAGCTTAAATTAAAAGAGAAATCCCCTGTTTACAAGATAATTAGGTTAAGGGTATTAGATTCAAAGCCATACATGTTGGAGCATACATATATTCCTGTTAATCTTGTTCCAGGCTTAACCGAAAAGGAAAGTGAAAAATCTATTTTTGAGTACATGCGAAACATATTAAAAATTCAATTTTCAGGTTCTTTTAAATATTTCCGAGCTGATATTCCTAATAGTTATGATATTGAATATTTAAAATGTTCTGAAAATGATCCTATTTTTCAAATTGAAGAAACAAATTTTACTTTAAATGGAGAACCTATTGAGTATAGTATTTCAAGAAATAAATACAATATTAGAGGGTATGCACTACGAGAGGTAAATTTTAAATAA
- a CDS encoding PTS sugar transporter subunit IIC, translating to MNNKIIEKIEGIMMPIANKVSSNRYLLAMRDAFSILLPFIIIGSAFGIFNWVVFDPAGTIMGSTGLNLGHKITGLTGKAYDSSSFVQTLTSLQYMCSIALNGAFSVFSLLLVIAFGYRLGKIWGSEEFLSAMICLVSYLIVTPQSINYVLKNKSTVTVPNAFNMNYFGSKAVITALIVTTIVAYLFAKLSNNEKLQIKMPDGVPPAVVKSFQTLIPIGIIIFLVALVASILHWTNQPALNDLIYTVIGAPLMGFSQGLGFALIYQLVVWVFWWFGIHGHNVTAAIQNAVYLPAQLSNQAGTTHYIYTNGFFEAGLMHIMGLIIAIFIFSKREDWRAVAKVAAPSMIFNIQEPIVFGLPIVLNPLLLIPYILAPIMQVLIGGAAISLGIVPVFKYVVPWTMPAFFGALVGTGSLAGGLLQLVWLVIDTIIYAPFVIAANKTAKAGL from the coding sequence ATGAACAATAAGATTATTGAAAAGATAGAAGGTATAATGATGCCAATTGCTAACAAAGTATCTAGTAATAGATATTTATTAGCAATGAGAGATGCTTTTTCAATATTACTTCCTTTTATCATAATTGGTTCGGCATTTGGAATATTTAATTGGGTTGTTTTTGATCCAGCAGGAACAATTATGGGATCAACTGGACTTAATTTGGGTCATAAAATAACAGGATTAACTGGCAAAGCATACGATTCTTCATCTTTTGTACAAACATTAACAAGCTTACAGTATATGTGTTCTATTGCTTTAAATGGTGCTTTCAGTGTATTCTCTTTATTATTAGTTATTGCCTTTGGATATAGATTGGGAAAAATTTGGGGTAGTGAAGAGTTTCTATCTGCAATGATTTGTTTAGTATCTTATTTGATAGTTACTCCACAAAGTATAAACTATGTACTTAAAAATAAAAGTACTGTTACAGTTCCAAATGCATTTAATATGAATTATTTTGGTTCAAAAGCAGTTATTACAGCCTTAATTGTAACTACCATTGTTGCTTATTTATTTGCAAAACTTTCAAACAATGAAAAACTTCAAATTAAAATGCCTGATGGAGTACCACCAGCTGTTGTAAAATCATTTCAGACTCTTATACCAATTGGAATAATAATATTCTTAGTTGCATTAGTTGCATCAATATTACATTGGACAAATCAACCTGCTTTAAATGATTTGATATATACAGTTATAGGTGCACCACTTATGGGATTCTCTCAAGGACTTGGATTTGCACTTATATACCAGTTAGTTGTATGGGTGTTCTGGTGGTTTGGAATTCATGGACACAATGTTACAGCAGCTATACAAAATGCAGTTTATCTCCCAGCACAACTTTCCAATCAAGCAGGAACAACTCATTATATATACACGAATGGATTTTTCGAAGCTGGATTAATGCACATAATGGGGTTGATAATTGCAATATTCATTTTCTCTAAAAGAGAAGATTGGAGAGCAGTTGCTAAAGTAGCAGCACCATCAATGATATTTAACATACAGGAACCTATAGTTTTTGGACTTCCAATTGTTTTAAATCCGCTTTTACTTATTCCATATATTTTAGCACCTATTATGCAGGTGCTTATTGGCGGAGCAGCTATTTCACTTGGAATTGTACCAGTATTTAAATATGTTGTTCCTTGGACAATGCCTGCTTTCTTTGGAGCATTGGTTGGAACAGGATCACTTGCAGGTGGATTGCTTCAATTAGTATGGCTTGTAATCGATACTATAATTTATGCACCATTTGTTATAGCAGCTAATAAAACAGCAAAAGCAGGACTTTAA
- a CDS encoding RDD family protein has product MKNKTISINKTTGFASRRIFCTVLDLIVWYLVYIIILLPAYFMQNGMPQKALNPYIYKNRFDVIIKSPTFLILYLGFIILWEMLIPVITNGQSLFKKKFNLKIECDGNGSYINFVVRGLVKIIILNPYGVIAYLISSSFKTGNGNLISDFFTILTIICGVLILMNKKTIHDKISKTHVVLIK; this is encoded by the coding sequence ATGAAAAATAAAACTATTAGTATAAATAAAACTACAGGTTTTGCATCAAGGCGTATATTTTGTACAGTATTAGACTTAATAGTGTGGTATCTAGTATATATAATAATTTTACTTCCAGCTTATTTTATGCAAAATGGTATGCCCCAAAAAGCTTTAAATCCTTACATATATAAAAATAGATTTGATGTAATAATAAAATCGCCCACATTTTTAATACTTTATTTAGGATTTATAATTTTATGGGAGATGTTAATTCCTGTAATAACTAATGGTCAAAGTCTATTTAAGAAAAAATTTAATCTGAAAATAGAGTGCGATGGCAATGGTAGTTATATTAATTTTGTTGTTAGAGGTTTAGTTAAAATAATAATATTAAATCCATATGGTGTTATTGCATATTTGATAAGCAGTTCTTTTAAAACCGGAAATGGAAATTTAATTTCTGATTTTTTTACGATTTTAACAATAATATGTGGAGTATTAATACTAATGAACAAAAAAACAATTCATGATAAAATATCAAAAACTCATGTAGTTTTAATAAAATAA
- a CDS encoding GntR family transcriptional regulator, with amino-acid sequence MKLDFSSGAKPLWSQMASIIKSRIENGEYKIGSLLPSEMNFADEFNVSRITVRQALNRLMTDGYILRQRGKGTIVKKDKNSFSTRMQSSFKQLQDEYDKKKKNLLSVRNIKAPNNIAEVFDIEPGDNIIMLERSVELKNKIIIMYYNYINPTVGASLSDDFSGSLSKYLEMKGFYITSAKEVISAKISSENDKKIFGFNDDKAMILKTKYSYSSSVPVAVTYGTYIAEEYSIVIELV; translated from the coding sequence ATGAAGCTTGATTTCAGTAGTGGAGCTAAACCTCTCTGGAGTCAGATGGCAAGCATAATTAAAAGTAGGATTGAAAATGGTGAATATAAAATAGGGTCTCTTCTTCCATCGGAAATGAATTTTGCAGACGAATTCAATGTCTCAAGAATAACAGTAAGGCAAGCACTTAATAGGCTTATGACCGATGGATATATATTGAGACAAAGAGGTAAGGGTACTATAGTAAAAAAGGATAAAAATAGTTTTTCAACAAGGATGCAATCCTCTTTTAAGCAACTGCAAGATGAATATGATAAAAAAAAGAAAAATCTTTTGAGTGTTCGTAATATTAAAGCACCCAATAATATTGCAGAAGTGTTTGACATTGAACCTGGAGATAATATTATAATGCTGGAACGTTCTGTAGAATTAAAAAATAAGATAATAATTATGTATTACAACTATATAAATCCCACGGTTGGAGCATCTTTAAGCGATGATTTTTCAGGTTCGTTAAGTAAATACTTAGAAATGAAGGGATTCTATATAACTTCTGCAAAAGAAGTAATTTCTGCAAAGATATCTTCAGAGAACGATAAAAAGATTTTTGGATTTAATGATGATAAGGCAATGATTTTAAAGACAAAATATTCTTATTCTAGTAGTGTTCCTGTGGCAGTGACTTATGGAACTTATATAGCAGAAGAATATAGCATTGTCATAGAATTAGTATAA
- a CDS encoding glycoside hydrolase family 1 protein, which yields MKYTLPKNFIVGAATSAWQSEGWTKKNGRHHFVDSMYMAAPERWHDGIGPTIADDFYNRWNEDIDLMKETGLDSIRISIDWSRFIDDYEKVTVNEEAGKFYDSVIDKLNKVGIMPMICLEHWDIPLDLYNKYGGYDSSKIIDLYVKYAKKVFERYNKKVKYFWTFNEPMVIPQLCFMDGFWYPYKTDTKIAMQWIYGKVLANAKAVKAFKEMNVEGKLGIILNSSVIYSRSDLNPSDKKAKEVADLFYWKSFMDPCIKGKFPEELIKILREENCMFKYDEEELSTIKNNTIGILGFNYYQPMRVMGQRFKLADNAPFHPSKYYEEYDMPGKKINPYRGWEIYPKAIYDAAMRIKNEYGNIEWIVTENGMGVEGEEQYKDDKGVIQDDYRIEFFKQHLAWLLKAVDEGSNCKGYMVWNWMDNISPLNALKNRYGLVEMDLKNSRARRMKKSGHWFKKLHDTRNFDYEEIKKEYK from the coding sequence ATGAAATATACATTGCCTAAAAATTTTATAGTAGGAGCAGCTACTTCTGCTTGGCAGTCTGAAGGATGGACAAAAAAAAATGGAAGACATCATTTTGTTGATAGCATGTACATGGCAGCACCTGAAAGATGGCATGATGGCATTGGTCCAACAATAGCAGATGATTTTTACAATAGATGGAATGAAGATATAGATTTAATGAAAGAAACAGGTCTTGATTCCATAAGAATATCCATCGATTGGAGCAGATTTATTGATGATTATGAAAAAGTTACAGTAAATGAAGAAGCAGGTAAATTTTATGACAGCGTAATTGATAAACTTAATAAAGTAGGTATAATGCCTATGATATGCTTAGAACATTGGGATATTCCTCTTGATTTATACAATAAATATGGCGGATACGATTCATCTAAAATAATAGATTTGTATGTAAAATATGCCAAAAAAGTATTTGAAAGATACAATAAAAAGGTTAAATACTTCTGGACATTTAATGAACCAATGGTAATTCCACAATTGTGTTTTATGGATGGATTTTGGTATCCATACAAGACAGATACAAAAATTGCAATGCAGTGGATATATGGAAAAGTATTAGCCAATGCTAAAGCAGTTAAAGCTTTTAAAGAAATGAACGTAGAAGGAAAATTAGGAATAATATTAAATTCTTCTGTTATATATTCAAGAAGTGATTTAAATCCTAGTGATAAAAAAGCAAAAGAAGTTGCAGATCTATTTTACTGGAAAAGTTTTATGGATCCATGTATTAAGGGAAAATTTCCAGAAGAACTTATAAAAATACTTAGAGAAGAAAACTGTATGTTTAAGTATGACGAAGAAGAATTAAGTACAATAAAAAACAATACCATTGGTATATTAGGCTTTAATTATTATCAGCCAATGAGAGTTATGGGTCAGAGATTTAAATTAGCAGACAATGCTCCATTCCACCCATCTAAATATTATGAAGAATATGATATGCCAGGCAAGAAAATAAACCCATATAGAGGATGGGAAATATATCCTAAGGCAATTTATGATGCAGCCATGAGAATAAAGAATGAATATGGAAATATTGAATGGATAGTTACTGAAAATGGCATGGGGGTAGAAGGAGAAGAACAATATAAAGATGATAAAGGTGTTATACAAGATGATTACAGAATAGAGTTCTTTAAGCAACATTTGGCTTGGCTTCTTAAGGCAGTTGATGAAGGATCAAACTGTAAAGGCTATATGGTTTGGAATTGGATGGACAATATTTCACCATTAAATGCATTGAAAAATAGATATGGTCTTGTAGAAATGGATTTAAAAAACAGTAGAGCTAGAAGAATGAAAAAGTCAGGACATTGGTTTAAAAAACTTCATGATACAAGAAACTTTGATTATGAAGAAATAAAAAAAGAATATAAATAA
- a CDS encoding helix-turn-helix domain-containing protein, producing the protein MDNKLVKLHNETFGEYIKRIRIIRGYSQRTLADIAGLSNTTISRIENNSIESSDSSTIVKLANGLNIAKEQLLIYSGYLDEKESLKFKTIQDYILVGMKNLGWINSCQDINEETLTYVEFLLKRYGKK; encoded by the coding sequence ATGGATAATAAATTAGTAAAACTTCATAACGAAACTTTTGGAGAATATATAAAGAGAATCCGTATTATTAGGGGATATTCACAGCGGACACTTGCAGATATAGCTGGTTTAAGTAATACTACAATAAGTAGAATAGAGAACAACAGCATAGAAAGTTCTGACTCAAGTACCATCGTTAAGCTTGCCAATGGACTTAATATTGCTAAAGAACAACTATTAATTTATTCTGGATATTTAGATGAAAAAGAGTCTCTCAAATTCAAAACAATACAAGACTATATATTAGTAGGTATGAAAAATTTAGGATGGATAAATTCATGTCAAGATATAAATGAAGAAACCCTTACATATGTGGAATTTCTTCTAAAAAGATATGGTAAAAAGTAA
- a CDS encoding PTS lactose/cellobiose transporter subunit IIA, translating to MDEKTEQQSMELILDAGNGKALAVEAFRGLLQDKDVEKAKKKLKEAGAEIGKAHNIQTSLLQQDISDKPVEKSILLIHAQDHFMTALTMRDMVELLIEMYEKLNHEK from the coding sequence ATGGATGAAAAAACAGAGCAACAATCAATGGAACTTATTTTAGATGCAGGAAATGGTAAAGCTTTAGCTGTAGAAGCATTTAGAGGACTTCTTCAAGATAAAGATGTAGAAAAAGCAAAGAAAAAGTTGAAAGAAGCTGGAGCTGAAATAGGAAAGGCTCATAATATACAGACAAGTTTGCTCCAGCAGGATATATCTGATAAACCTGTTGAAAAATCTATTCTTTTAATACATGCGCAAGATCATTTTATGACGGCATTAACAATGAGGGATATGGTTGAACTTTTAATAGAAATGTATGAGAAATTAAATCATGAAAAATAA
- a CDS encoding PTS sugar transporter subunit IIB codes for MNIYLFCNAGMSTSVLVAKMQIAAAQKSIDAKIEAFSVEVLEDKLDEADVILVGPQIRHMMPNIKKTVGDKCPVDVIDMRNYGMINGEGVLQQALDLIKK; via the coding sequence ATGAATATTTATTTGTTTTGCAATGCAGGAATGTCAACTTCTGTATTAGTTGCAAAAATGCAGATTGCAGCAGCTCAAAAAAGTATAGATGCAAAAATAGAAGCTTTTTCAGTTGAGGTTCTTGAAGACAAATTAGACGAAGCAGATGTTATACTTGTTGGACCACAAATCAGACATATGATGCCTAACATTAAAAAAACTGTTGGAGATAAATGCCCAGTAGATGTAATCGACATGAGAAATTATGGAATGATAAATGGAGAAGGAGTACTACAGCAAGCTTTAGATTTAATAAAAAAATAA
- a CDS encoding cellulose binding domain-containing protein translates to MKFKKIIACSIATLMSLSINLSNNVKVKAANNNNSFVKAEGTKFSVDGHPFYFTGANAYDLFTYGDGDSSNLSKSRIENNYMSKSQIDSLMAQMESDGVKVVRTWGFSNESWHGFETAKGVYNEAEFMEFDYIMQSAKKHGMKVIICLENYWDAYGGINKKLSWEGLSGSKTQFFTNTNCKANYKDYAKHFIDRINHYTGVAYKDDPTIFSWELMNEPRYEDTTSNENVTGKILRSWVDEMAGYIKSIDSNHMVDAGLEGHGSKYNFGGDEGNPYVYIQQSPYIDFCSAHPYPDENWANLTPSQTETLMTAWINDAHKVVKKPFVMGEFNSHNNKEAYWKAAFDTIDKMDAAGGMFWNYNYRRLDDFTIMHGDSILDYYKTMSDKMSAKNGSKVIDTEAPTAPDNLSCSAKTSDSVSLSWTASTDNVGVTEYDIYNGSTQVGSSTVPSYTVTELAPSTTYNFTVKAKDAAGNVSNSSKELSVTTEPGTSISKVVSPVFSVPSGKYNSTQTVSISSATPGATIYYTTDGSNPNTNSAIYSSPINVSKNEMVKAYAVNAGMKDSDITSASYTIVSEPQSPISIKYTISSDWKVGATINVTITNNGATPINGWQLSWDLPLGETINNFWSADYTTNGLTATFRNANWNKTIAANGGTQSFGFNVNYSGVLTSPTSFTLNGQTCTIQQ, encoded by the coding sequence TTGAAATTCAAAAAAATTATTGCATGTAGTATTGCAACACTTATGTCGCTCAGTATTAATTTAAGTAACAATGTTAAGGTTAAAGCCGCAAATAATAACAACAGCTTTGTGAAGGCAGAAGGTACAAAATTTTCTGTTGATGGACATCCATTCTATTTTACAGGTGCTAATGCTTATGATTTATTTACCTACGGTGATGGAGATTCATCCAATTTAAGCAAATCTCGAATAGAAAACAATTATATGAGCAAATCTCAAATTGACAGTCTTATGGCACAGATGGAGTCAGATGGAGTCAAGGTTGTAAGAACCTGGGGATTTTCAAATGAAAGTTGGCATGGATTTGAAACCGCCAAAGGAGTATACAATGAAGCAGAATTTATGGAATTTGATTATATCATGCAGTCAGCAAAGAAACATGGTATGAAGGTAATAATTTGCCTTGAAAATTACTGGGATGCTTATGGCGGAATAAACAAAAAACTTTCTTGGGAAGGTCTTAGTGGCTCAAAAACACAATTCTTTACAAATACAAATTGTAAAGCTAATTATAAAGACTACGCAAAACATTTTATAGATAGAATAAATCACTACACAGGAGTAGCTTATAAGGATGATCCTACTATATTTTCATGGGAACTTATGAATGAACCAAGATATGAAGATACAACTAGCAATGAAAACGTAACCGGTAAAATTTTAAGATCTTGGGTTGACGAAATGGCAGGTTATATAAAATCCATAGATTCAAATCATATGGTTGATGCAGGCTTAGAAGGTCATGGAAGTAAATATAACTTTGGAGGTGATGAAGGAAATCCATACGTTTATATTCAGCAGTCTCCATACATTGACTTTTGTTCAGCTCATCCATATCCTGATGAAAACTGGGCAAACTTAACTCCATCTCAAACTGAAACTTTAATGACTGCCTGGATTAACGATGCACATAAAGTAGTTAAAAAACCTTTTGTAATGGGCGAATTCAATAGTCACAATAATAAAGAAGCTTATTGGAAAGCTGCATTTGATACGATAGATAAAATGGATGCTGCTGGAGGTATGTTCTGGAACTATAATTATAGAAGATTAGATGATTTTACAATTATGCATGGAGACAGTATTCTTGACTATTATAAAACTATGTCTGATAAAATGTCAGCAAAAAACGGTAGCAAGGTGATAGATACTGAAGCACCAACAGCACCAGACAATTTATCCTGTAGTGCAAAAACTTCTGATTCTGTTAGTCTTTCATGGACAGCCTCAACTGACAATGTGGGAGTAACTGAATATGATATATACAATGGATCTACACAGGTAGGATCAAGTACAGTGCCAAGCTATACTGTAACCGAATTAGCTCCAAGTACTACTTACAATTTTACGGTAAAGGCTAAGGATGCTGCTGGAAACGTATCAAATTCAAGCAAAGAATTAAGTGTTACTACTGAACCTGGTACCAGCATTTCAAAAGTAGTATCACCTGTATTTAGCGTACCATCAGGTAAATATAATTCTACTCAAACTGTATCAATTTCAAGTGCTACACCAGGAGCAACTATTTACTATACTACAGATGGAAGCAATCCAAATACAAATTCAGCTATATACAGTTCCCCTATTAATGTATCAAAAAATGAAATGGTAAAAGCTTATGCAGTTAACGCTGGAATGAAAGATTCAGATATTACTTCAGCTTCTTATACAATTGTTTCAGAACCTCAATCGCCTATTTCTATAAAATATACCATTAGCAGTGATTGGAAGGTTGGTGCTACTATCAATGTAACAATAACAAACAATGGAGCAACTCCTATAAATGGTTGGCAGCTATCTTGGGATTTACCACTAGGTGAAACTATAAATAATTTTTGGTCTGCTGATTATACTACCAATGGTTTAACTGCAACTTTCAGAAATGCAAACTGGAATAAAACTATTGCTGCAAACGGTGGAACTCAAAGTTTTGGCTTTAATGTAAACTATAGTGGAGTACTAACTTCTCCAACATCCTTTACTTTAAATGGACAAACTTGTACTATTCAACAGTAA